The following is a genomic window from Phaeodactylum tricornutum CCAP 1055/1 PHATR_bd_41x36 genomic scaffold, whole genome shotgun sequence.
CACCTGTGCGTGTGAGGCCAAAGAACTTGAGTTCAGCATTGACTGCGCCAACGAAGCCCTGTTGTTGGAGACGTTGGCAGCCCTCATTGTCGACGATTGCTCGACGGATTGCTCTTCCGCCGCCTGTTACAAGAACTTTTTGATCGTGCAATCTCATCATGACTTTTGTCTTCACGACGACGTTCCACCTCCCGTTGAAGATGCATTCCACGACTTTGAGGAAGTTTGCGAACATTGTTCGATTACTCGCAAGCGCGACCCCAATCTATCCAACTGCCCGGTTGCCGCCTGTGACACCCGTGGCGATGTGGCCTACCAAGCCCTTCTCACGGAAGGTTGCGTCAGTGCTTGCAGCTCATCTACGTGTGCTAGCAACTACCAAATCCTTCGTTCCGAACACGACAACTGCGACGAAGGTACCGTTAGCGAATCGGCGGAGACGGGCATTcacgatttggaagaaatttgCGAGGCCTTCAACTGTAACTCATTGTT
Proteins encoded in this region:
- a CDS encoding predicted protein, with product MKLSCLFALMAPLLCASQGTTCACEAKELEFSIDCANEALLLETLAALIVDDCSTDCSSAACYKNFLIVQSHHDFCLHDDVPPPVEDAFHDFEEVCEHCSITRKRDPNLSNCPVAACDTRGDVAYQALLTEGCVSACSSSTCASNYQILRSEHDNCDEGTVSESAETGIHDLEEICEAFN